A window of Conger conger chromosome 13, fConCon1.1, whole genome shotgun sequence contains these coding sequences:
- the numa1 gene encoding nuclear mitotic apparatus protein 1 isoform X1 yields MALHRQKEDVLLAWINSLRLADPINSIALLHDGILFLKLICKLNGQEEQCLLDQPIQERFAFVSEFVERQCRYKADRGSFISWDNILNGKNADMELSKVVMLLVYHTSMNELVVTDNVDRKMEFQMAAVLRFVFDKEDSLHLGDNLEDFLKKPFTVALSSVSSISSSSDESPILNRQRRPEVKFLELTTVASSSARSPIQEVINTPQFQLRKVRRQLAEERDMRDELERDLANTSELLSEKETQLSQLQHRLQRLMRDNAEQKQEPSELEELQNKNEGLLERLHEVLKQCHDLKTNKGQMEKKIDQLTEENGDLSVEVRDMAARLSSAQMMADTLSEEQQASQAEWESKKTFFETELCQAVSEKEILSEQIEILRGKISVLEDELSKAQAQSQEQGEVMGPIMKWERLNHEISELTCKLSQLQERIIQLEREKGEMQTKHENEKNKFESETSRLQGLISELKQTLCVLRGEREALEQTSREQQAVMATQITAMNAEIACLSEIIHSKELAATALGQQVAEEQKQRGILVEKMEKRDQMNEVTILALNQQVEHLETTLKSKEEEHSHQQAILQETSESAIQERDTILVEYRQFRQEKEEQVVNLNQQVRQLEEQREVQLSLLSDFKREKEELHLKLISLESAVRDLQNELEVQRQNHKETLTAKLQKHSEMESEIIELGNRVQLLLTDIELMSQQVNKSQEEKIHAESCVEELKIECRELSNTLSAECDRNLHLFKERAAEVETLNAKVQTQTEKVDKLVKETEQYLVELEAIRTAKTNIESHLNSVIEKHQAEICTLHLELTDAQGLVKQKEAENELLQNEISMKGEELKIQQEQVLYLQTETNRMAELRQNLAEEEKRYEMAKQDADAGNEEARLLRITLDEKENKINILLQNIEALEGNACEQDLQNKKLEDYKHSVSELEHRLAESQAQISKKAVALDSQGQQVLSLQKDLALEQARAFSLEENFKASQALIQNQKMQEQELREEAIVHSEELKKQKSDLEKLQQEILLRQGEKQVAESRAVVATEKVAVLQAEVLSVSSLVTERNESLENMKKEIIAVRTELNCQKEQAIERCKLAEADRKRQEETIEKLNGDVLSASSLAAERQHEIQVLQMKVSSLKKELDMQQEIGHLRDQETGSKCMELEKEVAQLRAQVLEASSLASVRESELCSLRSEVKASDSLRLQAVETEKAQRKEFEEKVAQLQAQVLEASALASEKESELCSLHSKLKEMDNQVLEASALVSEKESELCSLRSEVKASDSLRLQAVETEEAQRKELLEKVAQLQAKVLEASALASEKESELCSLHSKLKEMDNQVLEASALASEKESELCSLRSEVKASDNLRLQAVETEKVQRKEFEEKVAQLQAQVLEASALAPEKESELCSLHSKLKEMDNQVLEASALVSEKESELCSLRSEVKASDSLRLQAVETEEAQRKELVEKVAQLQAKVLEASALVSEKESELCSLRSAVKASDNLKLQAVETEEAQRKELLEKVAQLQAQVLEATSLASERELELGSMQKEMKAKDSLRLELENEVTKLQAQFLGASALASEKESELCSLHSKLKEMDNMRLQAVETEAQCKELVEKVAHLQAQVLEATSLASERELEFGSMQTEMKGKDSLRLQVVETQEAQNREFEQKLMTLHDELQHASSLVTQKQQLNEALKEELKERDVCQERNVLRTHAEEVNRKEMEDIIANLKAKLISASSQEEHAAKLQQKMVALRHKNEELLSIREVLQKEQEASQKLTADLAGQLQLAREELSTLRPLREQMAETSQLSRDLQEQLSLKAEALEHYKSQVENAKMHYNGKKQLVLEANEKIHTITTSLEAREQEVKTLKGQIKAHQLELEQAKATENNLRLNVNSLQAQLDYADKQLREQRRHGKCETKPKETIYQKVNDKPQDTSGDSLDLSLDDSLNSTRRPSKREESSTPMVRSSERLQAKRRARGGESLETLYFTPMSARNAADVKLESSINSLGELTLDSTKKSSARRRTTQVINITMTKKTPGRVEADPEDGSFCSLQSAQSFPNLASQRGRPFSVEFPEEATSDQLRNLPGYRRSAAYTVAPTRSISTFRVGAENEPDFSEEWMRIAELQARNKACLPHLKSSYPIESQPVLGIPSFTITDDDLKTGDPNETIRRASMMPGQIRDSVASHRHSMLPGQIRDGSLSRRETMQPGDSWAASRHTAVHPKRCPSNAQNGRAATLPLKRGGGDLQGPDTPEAKKLVSCFPRPMTPKERGDRRFASQNSQNLPPNTPVDRRQSMVFSIENTPKKNGKSNLLQKGFNKMRASTRKSPGSTSKATRSTKSPRPGKSPHGEKPQRKSPRINSNKSPKVTSSARKNVSAHLMECVFVQREEMALETEQQPS; encoded by the exons ATGGCACTGCACAGGCAAAAAGAGGATGTCTTACTGGCGTGG ATAAACAGCCTCCGTTTGGCGGACCCGATTAACAGCATTGCCCTTTTACATGATGGCATCTTGTTTTTGAAATTGATATGCAAACT GAATGGACAAGAAGAACAGTGCCTTCTGGATCAGCCCATCCAGGAAAGATTTGCATTTGTCTCTGAATTTGTAGAAA GGCAATGTCGATACAAAGCAGACAGAGGTTCCTTCATCTCATGGGACAACATCCTGAATGGCAAAAACGCGGATATGGAGTTGTCAAAG GTGGTTATGCTCCTTGTGTACCATACCAGCATGAATGAACTTGTAGTAACTGACAATGTGGACCGGAAGATGGAG TTTCAGATGGCTGCCGTACTCCGCTTTGTTTTCGATAAGGAGGACAGTCTTCACCTGGGTGACAATTTGGAGGACTTTCTAAAAAAACCAT TCACTGTTGCTTTGTCCAGTGTCTCCAGCATAAGCAGTTCCAGTGATGAGTCACCAATCTTAAACAGGCAACGGAGACCAGAAGTAAAGTTCTTGGAGCTGACGACCGTGGCATCGAGCTCGGCTAG ATCCCCGATACAGGAGGTCATTAACACACCCCAGTTCCAGCTGAGGAAGGTGCGTAGGCAGCTGGCTGAGGAGAGGGACATGAGGGATGAGCTGGAGCGAGACCTAGCCAACACCAGCGAGTTGCTCTCAGAAAAAG AAACGCAGTTATCCCAGCTGCAGCATAGGCTCCAGAGACTGATGAGGGACAATGCAGAGCAGAAGCAAGAGCCCAGTGAGCTGGAGGAGCTCCAGAATAAAAATGAAGG GCTTTTGGAACGTTTGCATGAAGTCCTAAAGCAATGCCATGACTTGAAAACCAACAAGGGTCAAATGGAAAAGAAGATTGATCAGTTGACTGAGGAAAATGGAGATCTGTCTGTTGAG GTAAGAGACATGGCTGCTCGTCTGTCAAGTGCTCAGATGATGGCGGACACCCTAAGTGAGGAGCAGCAGGCAtcacaggcagagtgggaaaGCAAGAAAACCTTCTTTGAGACTGAACTTTGCCAAGCTGTATCAGAAAAG GAGATCTTGAGTGAGCAAATTGAGATTTTGCGAGGGAAGATCTCTGTTCTGGAGGATGAGCTAAGTAAAGCACAAGCCCAATCTCAGGAGCAAGGCGAGGTCATGGGACCCATAATGAAG TGGGAAAGGCTAAACCATGAGATTTCTGAATTAACATGCAAGCTGTCACAGCTCCAGGAAAGGATTATCCAGCTTGAGAGGGAAAAAGgagaaatgcaaacaaaacatgAGAACGAGAAAAACAAATTTGAGAGCGAGACCTCCCGTCTGCAAGGGCTCATATCTGAACTAAAACAAACCTTGTGTGTCCTTCGTGGTGAAAGGGAGGCCCTTGAGCAAACCTCAAGAGAGCAGCAGGCAGTAATGGCTACCCAGATTACTGCCATGAATGCAGAGATTGCATGTCTTTCTGAAATTATTCACAGCAAGGAGCTGGCAGCAACAGCACTTGGGCAACAAGTGGCCGAGGAACAGAAGCAGAGAGGGATTTTGGTGGAGAAGATGGAGAAGCGGGATCAGATGAATGAGGTGACCATTCTGGCGCTGAATCAACAAGTAGAACACCTAGAAACTACATTAAAATCAAAGGAAGAGGAGCACTCTCACCAGCAAGCCATTTTGCAAGAGACGTCCGAGAGTGCAATCCAGGAAAGGGATACTATCTTGGTGGAATATCGTCAGTTTCGCCAGGAAAAAGAAGAGCAAGTTGTCAACCTCAATCAACAGGTCAGGCAACTTGAAGAGCAGAGGGAGGTGCAGCTGTCTCTTTTGTCTGACttcaagagagagaaagaagagctACATTTAAAGTTGATTTCTTTGGAATCTGCTGTCAGGGATCTGCAAAACGAGCTGGAAGTGCAGAGGCAAAACCACAAAGAGACTCTCACAGCCAAACTCCAGAAACATTCCGAAATGGAATCTGAGATCATTGAGCTTGGAAACCGGGTCCAGCTGTTGCTGACCGATATTGAGCTGATGAGCCAACAGGTTAATAAATCACAAGAGGAGAAAATTCATGCTGAATCCTGTGTGGAAGAGCTGAAGATTGAATGTAGAGAGTTATCAAACACACTTTCTGCAGAATGTGATCGTAATCTTCACCTGTTCaaggagagagcagcagaggttGAGACGTTAAATGCAAAAGttcaaacacaaactgaaaaagtggacaaactGGTAAAGGAGACGGAGCAATACCTCGTGGAACTTGAAGCCATACGGactgcaaaaacaaatataGAGTCTCACCTTAATTCAGTCATTGAAAAACACCAAGCAGAGATTTGCACATTGCATCTCGAGTTGACTGATGCGCAAGGATTGGTTAAGCAAAAGGAAGCTGAAAACGAACTCTTACAGAATGAAATATCCATGAAAGGAGAAGAACTGAAGATCCAGCAAGAGCAGGTACTTTATCTTCAAACTGAAACCAATCGGATGGCGGAGCTGCGACAAAATCTggcagaggaagagaagagatATGAAATGGCTAAGCAAGATGCTGATGCTGGGAACGAGGAGGCTCGGCTATTGAGGATCACACTggatgaaaaggaaaataagatCAACATTCTCCTACAGAACATCGAAGCTTTAGAAGGAAATGCTTGTGAGCAGGATCTTCAGAACAAGAAGCTTGAGGATTATAAGCACTCTGTCTCTGAACTGGAACACAGGTTGGCAGAAAGTCAAGCGCAAATCAGCAAAAAGGCTGTAGCCTTAGACAGTCAGGGTCAGCAAGTGTTGAGTCTACAAAAAGATCTGGCCCTTGAACAAGCAAGAGCATTTTCATTGGAAGAGAATTTCAAGGCTTCACAAGCtctaatccaaaaccaaaagatgCAGGAACAAGAATTAAGAGAGGAGGCCATTGTTCATAGTGAAGAACTCAAGAAGCAAAAGTCAGATTTGGAAAAACTACAGCAAGAAATCTTGCTGAGGCAGGGAGAGAAACAAGTGGCCGAGAGTAGGGCTGTCGTAGCTACAGAAAAGGTTGCGGTGCTCCAGGCTGAAGTTCTCTCCGTTTCCTCTCTGGTTACAGAAAGGAATGAAAGTCTTGAGAACATGAAGAAGGAAATTATAGCCGTACGTACAGAATTAAATTGTCAAAAGGAGCAAGCTATTGAGAGATGCAAACTAGCTGAGGCAGATCGCAAAAGACAGGAGGAAACCATTGAAAAACTTAACGGAGACGTCCTCTCTGCATCTAGTCTTGCCGCAGAAAGGCAACATGAAATTCAGGTGCTGCAGATGAAGGTGTCCTCCTTAAAAAAGGAATTGGACATGCAGCAGGAGATTGGGCACTTGAGAGACCAGGAGACAGGGTCTAAATGCATGGAATTGGAGAAAGAAGTTGCCCAACTTCGGGCTCAGGTTCTGGAGGCCTCTTCCCTTGCTTCTGTAAGAGAATCTGAGCTTTGTTCCCTACGCAGTGAAGTAAAGGCGAGTGATAGCCTGAGACTTCAAGCAGTTGAGACGGAAAAAGCTCAACGCAAGGAATTTGAGGAGAAAGTTGCCCAACTTCAGGCTCAGGTTCTGGAGGCTTCTGCCCTTGCGTCTGAAAAGGAATCCGAGCTTTGTTCCCTGCACAGCAAATTAAAAGAGATGGATAACCAGGTTCTGGAGGCTTCTGCCCTTGTGTCTGAGAAGGAATCTGAGCTTTGTTCCCTACGCAGTGAAGTAAAGGCGAGTGATAGCCTGAGACTCCAAGCAGTTGAGACGGAAGAAGCTCAGCGCAAGGAATTGTTGGAGAAAGTTGCCCAACTTCAGGCTAAGGTTCTGGAGGCTTCTGCCCTTGCGTCTGAAAAGGAATCCGAGCTTTGTTCCCTGCACAGCAAATTAAAAGAGATGGATAACCAGGTTCTGGAGGCTTCTGCCCTTGCGTCTGAGAAGGAATCCGAGCTTTGTTCCCTACGCAGTGAAGTAAAGGCGAGTGATAACCTGAGACTCCAAGCAGTTGAGACAGAAAAAGTTCAACGCAAGGAATTTGAGGAGAAAGTTGCCCAACTTCAGGCTCAGGTTCTGGAGGCTTCTGCCCTTGCGCCTGAAAAGGAATCCGAGCTTTGTTCCCTGCACAGCAAATTAAAAGAGATGGATAACCAGGTTCTGGAGGCTTCTGCCCTTGTGTCTGAGAAGGAATCTGAGCTTTGTTCCCTACGCAGTGAAGTAAAGGCGAGTGATAGCCTGAGACTCCAAGCAGTTGAGACGGAAGAAGCTCAGCGCAAGGAATTGGTGGAGAAAGTTGCCCAACTTCAGGCTAAGGTTCTGGAGGCTTCTGCCCTTGTGTCTGAGAAGGAATCTGAGCTTTGTTCCCTACGCAGTGCAGTAAAGGCGAGTGATAACCTGAAACTCCAAGCAGTTGAGACGGAAGAAGCTCAGCGCAAGGAATTGTTGGAGAAAGTTGCCCAACTTCAGGCTCAGGTTCTGGAAGCAACTAGTCTGGCATCTGAAAGAGAATTGGAGCTTGGTTCTAtgcaaaaagaaatgaaagcGAAGGATAGCTTGAGACTGGAATTGGAGAACGAAGTTACCAAACTTCAAGCCCAGTTTCTGGGGGCTTCTGCCCTTGCGTCTGAGAAGGAATCTGAGCTTTGTTCCCTGCACAGCAAATTAAAAGAGATGGATAACATGAGACTCCAAGCGGTTGAGACAGAAGCTCAGTGCAAGGAATTGGTGGAGAAAGTTGCCCATCTTCAGGCTCAGGTTCTGGAGGCAACTAGTCTGGCATCTGAAAGAGAATTGGAGTTTGGTTCTAtgcaaacagaaatgaaagggAAGGACAGCTTAAGACTTCAAGTCGTTGAAACACAGGAAGCTCAAAACAGGGAGTTCGAGCAAAAGCTAATGACACTACATGACGAACTTCAGCATGCTTCTTCCCTTGTCACTCAAAAACAACAACTCAATGAAGCCTTAAAGGAGGAACTTAAAGAGCGAGATGTCTGTCAGGAGAGAAATGTTCTCCGGACTCATGCTGAAGAAGTTAACAGGAAAGAGATGGAAGACATCATTGCTAATCTGAAGGCAAAGCTTATTAGTGCCTCTTCACAGGAAGAACATGCTGCAAAGCTCCAGCAGAAAATGGTGGCCTTGAGGCATAAAAATGAGGAGCTGTTGTCCATAAGGGAAGTATTGCAAAAGGAGCAGGAGGCTTCCCAGAAATTGACGGCGGACCTGGCGGGACAGCTCCAACTGGCAAGGGAGGAGCTCTCGACACTCCGTCCTCTGAGGGAACAGATGGCAGAGACGTCGCAGCTCAGCCGTGACCTTCAAGAGCAGTTGTCTCTGAAGGCTGAGGCTTTGGAGCATTACAAATCTCAG GTTGAGaatgcaaaaatgcattatAATGGGAAGAAGCAGCTGGTACTAGAGGCCAATGAGAAGATCCACACTATTACGACATCCCTGGAGGCAAGGGAACAGGAGGTTAAGACCCTAAAAGGACAAATTAAGGCTCACCAGCTGGAGCTGGAGCAAGCGAAGGCTACAGAGAACAATTTGCGCTTGAATGTCAACAGCctgcaggctcag CTGGACTATGCTGATAAGCAGCTACGGGAGCAGAGGAGGCATGGAAAGTGTGAGACAAAGCCCAAGGAGACCATTTATCAGAAAGTTAATGACAAACCGCAGGACACCAGTGGCGACAGTCTAGACCTTAGCCTGGATGACTCCCTCAACTCCACCAG GAGACCATCAAAGCGGGAAGAGTCCAGCACCCCCATGGTGCGTAGCTCGGAGCGACTTCAGGCCAAACGGCGGGCTCGTGGTGGGGAGTCACTCGAGACGCTGTACTTCACGCCCATGAGCGCCCGTAATGCTGCGGACGTCAAGCTGGAGAGCAGCATCAACTCTCTGGGAGAGCTTACGCTCGACTCGACCAAGAAAAGCTCTGCCCGCCGTCGCACCACCCAGGTCATCAACATCACCATGACCAAG AAGACCCCCGGCAGAGTGGAGGCAGACCCAGAAGACGGCTCTTTCTGTAGCCTGCAATCGGCGCAGTCCTTCCCCAACCTTGCCTCCCAAAGAGGTCGGCCCTTCTCCGTGGAATTCCCTGAGGAGGCCACGAGTGACCAGCTCCGGAACCTTCCGGGCTACCGACGCAGCGCTGCTTACACTGTCGCCCCTACCCGCA GCATTAGCACGTTCAGGGTTGGTGCTGAAAATGAGCCAGACTTTTCAGAAGAATGGATGCGTATTGCAGAGCTGCAAGCTCGAAACAAGGCCTGTTTGCCCCATCTGAAGAGCAGCTACCCAATAGAGTCCCAG CCCGTCCTTGGGATCCCCTCGTTCACCATCACGGATGATGACCTGAAGACGGGTGATCCTAATGAGACTATCCGCCGGGCCTCGATGATGCCGGGTCAGATCAGGGACTCCGTCGCTTCACATCGGCATTCCATGCTCCCGGGTCAGATCCGAGACGGCTCGCTCTCCCGCCGCGAAACCATGCAGCCGGGCGACTCCTGGGCAGCGTCCCGGCATACCGCTGTGCATCCGAAACGGTGTCCGAGCAACGCCCAAAACGGCAGGGCTGCCACGCTCCCTCTGAAGCGTGGGGGAGGCGACCTGCAGGGGCCCGACACGCCGGAG GCTAAGAAGTTGGTAAGCTGTTTCCCCCGTCCCATGACTCCTAAAGAACGGGGCGATCGCCGCTTCGCATCGCAAAACAGTCAGAACCTACCGCCCAATACTCCG GTGGACCGCAGGCAGTCCATGGTGTTCAGCATTGAGAACACGCCAAAGAAAAACGGCAAGAGCAACTTGCTGCAGAAGGGCTTCAATAAGATGCGGGCCAGCACTCGCAAGTCACCGGGCTCCACCAGCAAAGCTACCCGCTCGACCAAGTCCCCGCGCCCTGGCAAGTCCCCCCACGGAGAGAAGCCACAGCGCAAGTCCCCTCGAATCAACAGCAACAAGTCTCCAAAGGTCACCTCCAGTGCCAGGAAG AATGTCAGTGCTCACTTAATGGAGTGTGTCTTTGTCCAGAGGGAGGAAATGGCTCTTGAAACAGAACAGCAGCCAAGTTGA